From the genome of Anopheles funestus chromosome 2RL, idAnoFuneDA-416_04, whole genome shotgun sequence:
CTGAAAATCCGTGAAACTCCACCATTTTAGCGTCTGACGTGAAAATCCACCTGGATATTTGTAACTGATTGAGGCACGCAAGTTCACCTTTgaaaagtttccatttttcactaATCCTTTCTGGCACTGTGCCGTCCCAACCCCCCTGTAGTTCACTGACCTCTCTCAAGATTATTTTTGCACATGTGATGACTGGGCCGACCAGTCCGAGCAAATCGTATAGTTTGGCCACCTCACTCACTAGCTTCCGCCGAGTATTCGCTTCTCCTTCACTTGGACACACCGAAAACGAATACCAATCATGAATAGGATTCCAAATTACGCCAAGCGTTTTTACTGTTACTGCAATGGTCTTGTCACTCACGTCTAATTCGCAACCTCGATCCTTTTCTGGAATGTTTTTTAACACTTCACTGTTGTTTGAACACCACTTATGCGCACCAAAGCAAGCCCTTTCTAAAATCTTCTGGATGTCTGCTTGCAATTTACAGGCTTCGTTCAAATCATTTGCACCCGCTATGATGTCATCGACGTAAGTATTATGTTGAAGAACATGTGCTGCTTGTGGAAATTCATCTTTATGATCCATCGCGGTTTGCATTAACGCCACAGTTGCAAGGAATGGTGAAGACGTCAAACCATAAGTCACCGTTTGCAACTCATACACGTCGATTGGATCTTCTGATGAAAAACGCCATACAATCCTCTGAAATTGTGTGTCTGATGATGCAACTCGAATTTGGCGGTACATTTTTGGAATATCAGCAGTGACAGTCTATAGCTCCTGGAGTCTAACAATATTGAAAACAGTTCACGTTGTACCGTTGGACCCTTTCTTAAAATAGTGTTGAGGGCTATACCATTCGATGTTGGAGCTGATCCGTCAAAAACTACTCTTAGTTTGGTGGTTGTGCTTGATGGTTTCACGACACAATGATGTAGTATATAATAAGATTCCTTTCCACTATCTTCTTCTGACTGcgtaatttttttcatatgaCCTAATTGAAGGTATTCGCGCATGAATGTGGAATATAGATCTTGCAGTTCAGGTTGGTGTTAGCTAGGCGTCTCTCTAATGCACTTAGCCGCTTCGTGGCCATCTCTTTCGAATCGCCTAACCTTTCTCGATTGGGCTTGAATGGAAGACGTACCGAAAATCTACCATCGTTGTCTCGCCAATGAGTACTATAAAAATGAGCAATAGTATCATCGTCGTCTCTTTGAGGAACATCTGCATCGCATGCTTCTATCTTGTAAAATTGTGATAGCACATCGGCTAGCGTATCTTCATTTGTTTGGCAGAATGTCTGTGCAATGACTTGGACACCAGTACTGATAATTCCTCCTGCTGTCCATCCCAGCGTTGTTTTGGTTAGAATTGGAAGATTGTCTCCCATCTTCAACTGGTTTGGTTCTATCAGGTGCCAAAACCATTCCGAACCAATCAATAAATCTACCTTTCCTCTTATGTTGAACGTCGGATCCGCTAACTCGATATTCTCTGGAATGTGCCTATTGGCGACATCAAATGAGGTTTGTGGTAAATCTGTCGAAATCTTTGGCGTGATCAGTACGCTGACATCGAACTCATAATTCCCAATGCATGATGCTACTGTCACGTTCATCGCCTGGTTAATTTTAACCTGCGTTCCGTTGAAACCACTTACAACAAAATCGatattttttctctgttgACTCATGAGATCAGCTAAACGCGTAGTCATGAAATTCATCTGTGATCCAGAATCTAAGAGCGCTCGGCATAGATACGAGTTACCGTTTTTGTCGCATATCTTAACTATTGCAGTCGATAATAGCACTTGATTCATAGCGGTATCAGCTGATTTGGAAGCATGCAGTGTCGCTTTCTCTTGAACATTTCCATTAGTGTAGTTGGATTCGTTACGGGGTTTCATTTCTATATGAGTTCGTTGTTGTGTCGGTGTTAGTATTGGATCAGTAACAGATTTGTGCAAAAGTGAATGGTGTCTTTTCCGACATGACCGGCAATTGTATATCGATTTACAGTCGGACAAACGATGTCCTTTGAGTAAACAATTGAAGCACAGTCCTAACGATTTTACCATCTTAATCCGTTCTGTTACGTTCATTGATCCAAACTTAACACAATTAGAAACGGTGTGTGCTTCTTGACAAATATCGCATCGTCTGGCTACACTGTTGTTCACGTTAGTAACAAGAGCTACTCCTTTAGATCTCGGTGATTCTTTCTCTAGTCGGGATTTCGTAGAATCCTTCTTTGCCATTAACAAAGCTGAACTTTGATCGTCGatgaatttcaaaaattttgctagCGTTAATTCATCCTCCTTGCACTCAGCTCGCTTTTGGCACCACAGTTGTTTCGTTTCCGAATCTAATTTGTTCACTAGTATATGTGTCAGCCAAATATCTCGACTGTCTTGTTGCAATGCACCCAATGCGCGTATCACCTCATCTGATACATCATGTAACAGCCGTAAGCCGTCTGCAGATGGTTTGGTCATTGGTGTCTGGTTCAAGAAACGATCGATGTGTTTAGCAGCAGCGTCCAGTGGTTTGTCATATCGTTGTTTCAGCTTCTCTAAAGCAGGCTCATAATTTCCATCTTCAATCTTAAGGTGTGATATCAATGCAGCAGCTTCACCTGATAAATTCGTCTTGAGAAAGTATAGCTTCTGGCTATCTTGTAACGATCCATTTCGATGAATCGCACTGTCGAAAAGATCATGAAATGATGCCCACTTCAGTATATCTCCGTCAAACGTCGGAAGGTTCATTCGAGGCAGCTTTAGGTCAATCCGTGGAATACTGTTGCCGATAGTAGTCGATTCTGCGTGTGAATGAAATGTGCTGGAAACCACGCGTAAGAACTcagctttagtttttttttttagtttttagattttttaaattattttttataagttttttaaaGTCATTCATGTTATGTTTGACAGTTGCATGCACATTGCTGTCATGCGGAGCACAGCGGTGCAACCCGGTGGTAGTAGAGTTTGGAGAGCGTTTAGAAGAACACGTTAGAAGAGCACGCGtaccattttcccatttttgtaAATCtcagaaataaatgaaatcagTTTAGAATTACAGAATACAACATTGGTGTCAGAAGTGGGATTGCAGGAGATACATCGGTGCCGAAGGAAACACACGATACATCACACGCACATCCCAAACAGAAAAGTGAGGTTAGCGTCaccacgcgcacacacaaccTTTCGTACGCCGGAAAGTACGCTCTAACGCTGTACCCAGAGAAAACGGTCCACTATGGATACTGAAAACAAGGAGCTGATGGAGGCGCTATCCGGAATGCTAGTCCAGGCACTGAAGGCGTCGATTGGACCTGCGATCGAGCAAGTAAGTGCTGGCCTACGCAGTTCCAGTGCAGATGGCGTAGCTCCACACCCGAAACCACCGACATTCAGCATGCCGGAGTACCGTTCCAGTGAAGGAGCAACAGTTGAGGACTACTTCAATCGATTCGAATGGGCGCTTCAACTCAGTAAGATCCCGGAGCCTCAGTACGCTGATTTCGCACGTGTGCATATGGGTGCTGAGCTGAACTCTTccttgaaatttttgattgcTCCAAAACAACCGCAGGAAGCTACATACACGGAACTGCGCAAGATCTTGCAGGCACACTgggacgaaaagaaaaacaagttcGTGCAGAGTGTCAAATTCCGGACTATTGTGCAACAACGAGGCGAGTCGATTGCGCAATATGTATTGAAACTGAAACAAGGTTCGGCGTATTGCGAATACGGAGAATTTCTGGACCGCATGCTGATCGAACAAATGCTCCATGGGTTGACAGATCGTGATATCTGTGACGAGATCATCGCGAAAAATCCGTCCACCTTCCAAGACGCTCTTGACGTAGCTCTTGCGTTGGAAGCCACCCATAAAATCGCTCGAGACATTAATACATCCGCTCCTGAGACAACTAACAAGCTGGGTTACGAAAGACCTATGGTGAAAAGATCGCAGACCCGCCGGAAcatcacaaacaaaactaacgaCAACGCCCCAAAGAACAGAGCGTATGGTAAGATAGACAGCAACCAACCTGTTGATTGTAACGGCTGTGGAGGTGGTCACCTCAGAAGCGAGTGCCGCTTCCGCAACGCGAAATGTAACCTGTGTAGCAAGAAAGGCCACATTGCTAAAGTGTGCAAATCGGGTAAGTCGAAACGGAATGTTCCGGAAAGCGATCAAAAGTCCCCAATGTCTCTAGATCACGTACAATGGCTGAATCGGATTAACAATCTTCCATCGGGTGATAAGAAGATGATAGATGTTAAAATTGACGGTAAGACACTGAAAATGGAGCTAGATACTGGCGCACCTTGTGGAATCGTATCGGAGTCCACATTGAGAGCAATCAAACCGCACTTCGTGTTGCAGCCAAGCGACAAGCAATTTTCCAGTTACACCGGACATCGTGTCACCTGCATCGGTCGCATTAAGGTTCATGTCACCATCGGATCAGTAACTCATCAGGAACAATTATATGTGGTATCTGGAGCACATGATTCACTTCTGGGACGCGACTGGATTTCTCACTTCGCCGAGGAGATCGACTTAAATCGGCTATTCTCTGCCCGtacgccagtccacacggtaGATAACAGTCCATTGTCTCCAGATCGAGAAACACAACTCTCTACGCTGTTGGACAGCTTTGCCAATGTCTTCAGTGAATTCCCCGGTAAGTTGATAGGTCCCCCAGCAAAAGTACACCTGAGAGAGAATGCCACTCCAGTGTTCGCGAAGGCACGCGACGTTCCTCTCGCGTTACGAGATAGGTACGCAGCAGAAATCGATAGTAAAATCAAGTCAGGGTTTTATGAGAAGGTCGATTATTCGGAATGGGCATCCCCGACACACGTGGTAGTTAAGAAAAATGGTAAGCTGAGGATAAGAGGGAACTACAAACCGACAGTAAACCCGATGATGATAATAGACGAGCATCCTATTCCACGCATCGAAAGTATCTTCAACCGAATGAAGGGTGCCACTCTGTTCTGTCATCTGGACGTGACAGATGCATATACTCATTTACCTATCGATATGCAATTCCGTGAAGTACTTACTTTAAATACGACCACCCATGGTCTTATTCGACCAACACGAGCTGTATACGGCGCCGCCAACATACCAACAATTTGGCAACGTCGGATGGAAGAAATTCTTCTAGGTCTGCCAAATGTCGTGAGCTTCTATGATGACATTATCGTCTTCGCTAAAGATTATCAAGAGCTGCTGTTAGCATTAACGAGCATCCTTAGCAGAATCAGGGAACACGGATTAAAATTGAATCGTTCGAAGTGTGTGTTTGCCACCACATCACTGGAATGCTTGGGTCATCGGATCGATCAAGAAGGCCTTCACAAAGGAACCAAACACATCGAAGCGATAAGAGATGCACCTAGACCGTGTACCCGCGAGGAATTACAGTTGTTCTTAGGGAAAGCAACATATTACTCGCAATATATACCGAACTTATCAACTAGAGCAAATGTTCTTCGTAATTTACTGGCCACGGATCGGATCAAATGGTCGACCGAAGCAGATGAAGCCTATCGTGACATTAAAAACGCTCTAATTTCACCACAAGTTCTCACTCAATACGACCCTGCTCTACCTCTCATATTGGCAACGGATGCAAGCAAGACAGGACTCGGAGCAGTACTTTCGCACAAAATGAACAATGGTTTAGAAAGACCGATCGCGTACGCTAGCTGTACTATGTCGGCAACGGAGCAACGCTATCCAGTGATTGACAAAGAAGCTCTTGCGATCGTTTGGGCCGTAAAGAAGTTTTTCAACTACTTATACGCAAGAAAGTTCACGCTGGTGACGGATCACAAACCATTGACACAAATTCTCCATCCCGAAAAGTCACTGCCGACACTTTGTATAAGTCGCATGGCAAATTACGCCGACTATCTTGCACATTTCAACTTCGAAGTGGTGTACCGATCCACGAACGATAATAAGAACGCT
Proteins encoded in this window:
- the LOC125761899 gene encoding uncharacterized protein K02A2.6-like, giving the protein MDTENKELMEALSGMLVQALKASIGPAIEQVSAGLRSSSADGVAPHPKPPTFSMPEYRSSEGATVEDYFNRFEWALQLSKIPEPQYADFARVHMGAELNSSLKFLIAPKQPQEATYTELRKILQAHWDEKKNKFVQSVKFRTIVQQRGESIAQYVLKLKQGSAYCEYGEFLDRMLIEQMLHGLTDRDICDEIIAKNPSTFQDALDVALALEATHKIARDINTSAPETTNKLGYERPMVKRSQTRRNITNKTNDNAPKNRAYGKIDSNQPVDCNGCGGGHLRSECRFRNAKCNLCSKKGHIAKVCKSGKSKRNVPESDQKSPMSLDHVQWLNRINNLPSGDKKMIDVKIDGKTLKMELDTGAPCGIVSESTLRAIKPHFVLQPSDKQFSSYTGHRVTCIGRIKVHVTIGSVTHQEQLYVVSGAHDSLLGRDWISHFAEEIDLNRLFSARTPVHTVDNSPLSPDRETQLSTLLDSFANVFSEFPGKLIGPPAKVHLRENATPVFAKARDVPLALRDRYAAEIDSKIKSGFYEKVDYSEWASPTHVVVKKNGKLRIRGNYKPTVNPMMIIDEHPIPRIESIFNRMKGATLFCHLDVTDAYTHLPIDMQFREVLTLNTTTHGLIRPTRAVYGAANIPTIWQRRMEEILLGLPNVVSFYDDIIVFAKDYQELLLALTSILSRIREHGLKLNRSKCVFATTSLECLGHRIDQEGLHKGTKHIEAIRDAPRPCTREELQLFLGKATYYSQYIPNLSTRANVLRNLLATDRIKWSTEADEAYRDIKNALISPQVLTQYDPALPLILATDASKTGLGAVLSHKMNNGLERPIAYASCTMSATEQRYPVIDKEALAIVWAVKKFFNYLYARKFTLVTDHKPLTQILHPEKSLPTLCISRMANYADYLAHFNFEVVYRSTNDNKNADYCSRIPSSEKRSDVNKLALFGGGNDGEDEFEGFVLHQIQQLPIRAEQIARETRKDDHLGKILKDLEMGRDLSNAGYKAPESKYNLVANCLLFELRFVIPCIFRPSILKDLHSAHIGMVKMKALARSYVYWPGIDTDIEKLAKACGECAQTASSPPKYNQHHWEYPSNPWDRVHVDYAGPVAGAMLLVVVDAHSKWTEVRVTHSTTTAATIAILDDLFASYGAPVTVVTDNGPQFVSEEFKTFLQRSGVKWHKTSAPYHPATNGQAERYVQTVKKALKAMNTTSTTLSSNLNEFLQQYRKVPHSETGEPPAKLFLGRNIRSRLDLIRPQDIHTKFTEKQRAESKSAFRTFFAGQRVFFLSGNPRKDKWLLGTVISRLGDLQSS